The Girardinichthys multiradiatus isolate DD_20200921_A chromosome 7, DD_fGirMul_XY1, whole genome shotgun sequence region gaacctcaagcgctgctccagctcgtcaggtgttgcctcagaacaccgggctggagtgagcgcagacggcatggtgcagcgagcctggcagacagtgctgtggcagacgaagatgcgggcttacttgccgcagccctcacgtaggctggctgggaaaccacctcctcgccagccgaaccacaggaaggtgctccacGCCGGCGTTTCTTGCGGTGGGAGGAGGGTGAAGGCTTCACTGCTGGGCCAAAAtgcgcagccaggggagcatacggagaacggcgacgaaggggacctgtccccggaactggaatcgccaacctggatccataataagccgactgcggcactgacagccctGCAGAACGGCGTAGTGACTTCTCCGCATCCAGAGACAGGAACGTAAAGAGgtcctgtctcgggaggcggagaagcCTGATGCTCATCCGCGAGGTCCATtcttggcggaaacattctgttacggtttgcaagatataggaccccagaatgcagacgagcaggcatcgtgatggtaagtgaaaaaaggtttaattacgaaaactcacaTTCAGCAGgatgcaggaacaaaacaaatgggcaggcaagacaggcatggcatgatcaaaaagacaagactagGTTacagaacaagacatgagcgtgaaaatgagaaatgtttccgtgacgactaactgaacaggtgtgtataaatggagcatggtacaggtggaaaacaaagctgattaacatggtgcaggtgaaccgaataaacttaattgacagacagaacaaaatgtggctgcggcaaaaacagagactctaatatacaaacaaaaccagacttgacaaaacatgaacaagactaaaacatgaccaggaaaataacagaagcatgattcaaaatctaagaagaataataataaacaaaagaacgagtcaaatccttaactgtgaaaaacataagaaaaaaccagaaaccaaaaaaccccaaatcataacacttaGAGCTTTTTTGGACTTTTTAAGGTACTTTAATAGAGGCTTCATGGGACCTACCAGGTACATGCAACTAATAATTTACTTCATGAAGTGCATCAGGTGTTGACAAGGAATTTCGATGAACCATAACAGGCTTTTTCATGAAAAAAACCTGTTATGGTTTGGTCAGGTCCTTTTACTTATGAGCTACTGTCGTAGAGCTTACCAGTAGCTCCATGGAACTTTCATGAGACTTACCAAGTACTTTGATGTAACATTTGAGGTACTTTAATGGGACTTTCCTGGAACTCACCTGGAACTTACGAGATACTTTAATTGGACCTTCTTGGAATCTACCAGGTGCTTTCCTCGAACTTACAAGGTACTTTCATGGAACTTACCTAAGGCCTGATCCtcaaaaggtttgcgtgtatAAAAGCACATGCAAACTGAATTGTGtgcgcaaagctgatctacaaaccaggTGCAAATCGAATTGCATGTGTAAAATGAGGTGAACAGCGGGCGCAAACGTTttagagtgtttgccttcatgaatatgcaataCACATGCTAACGAACCAAATGCGCAAATTTATGGAAGGAGGATAttcaaatgtaatttattaCCACCTGCAACGTTacttatcaaacctgaaacgcATTGCTGGTGCAGTTTCTGTGTCTATATTTAGCACATTTAAAAGGCCGGTGCAAACTGGcacgcaaaaatgtctgcactcattgcagcaagaaggtactGACAGACAACAAAGAAAGAGAACCATGTGTGCATATGTCAAGATAGTTTTGCtctcagaaataaaaacagtaagaaTTTGGTCTGCTTTATGGGACTACACTGTTATATCTACATACACTGAGGAGCGTTTCTCTGCAGCCCAGAAAAGGTAGTGCAGATTATAGCTGTCTGCTGCATGTTTGAAGCCGGGTTGCAGACAATCGTTATGCAATTAAACCAAATATTGTAGCATGTTTCTACACAAACAAATCTGAACATCAACAGCCACCAGAGACCAAAAAAATGGACACTGAAGGAAAAACTCCTGAAAGTGCGCACTCCTGTCTTGGTGCCAAGAgagatttgtatttatttttctccctgAATGTTCCTTCACAGCCTCTGTATGAAGCACATTCATGTTGaactaaataaacacattaatatgGGGCTACCTTGGCTTGCATTGGGTCAAGTGAGTCATACCAAGTACTTTGATGGACCGTACCAGAAAAATCATAGAACTATTTACCCCAAACGACCATGTATTTTCCATGAAATATCTTCCATCACTTTCGTTCCACTTttatggaataaaaataaagcaacttCCACTTTGTGGGTCAAACAACAGTTTATTGTAATCCTGTAGACCTGGCTGCAGTGGGACACAGCTTCCTTCAGGGATCAGTGTGGACAACATCCAGGTAATTATGAACCAACAGTTAGTTTATGCTGTCCCCTTGGGATGGCATCTGAAACATAACACCTTTAAAATCTGCTTTAACTGGATAAAATTATCCAGGAACACATCaaatatttataattaaaaagaaGCCAGAACATTTAATTGGTTTGATGCGGTATTTGAAATGTTAAACTTTAATATGGTTTACTGGTTGAAAGAAAGTCCTCAGAGGGCAATTTGTTGTTCTTGTGTCTAAAGAGTTATGTGCTGTAGCTATGGTGAAGGTGGTCAACAGGTCATTTATTTCACTGTCCTTTGAGAGTAATTAATTCAACATGAGTCACTTTAAGccctaaagaaacaaaaaaactatttgagcAATTTTACCTTTAATAacagaacagcaaaaacagatacACTTTATTAATCTTAATGTTATATTGGTATATGCAAGAAATACATAGTTGAAaccaaatatatacatacactgcATAAAAAGGCAGATAactttctttctctgtttcATATTAAATTAGACAAAaccttttcttgttttaggtcacttgtgattaattaatattattcTTATTAGTAAATTGCCAGAATAATGAATGACAGAAGTTTTATACAGgattttctttcactttctttaagagcagatgtttacatacattttcttgGTATTTGATAGAATTTCCTTTAAACTGCCTGACTTAGGTCAAACATTATGGTTCTTCTTCCATAAGCTTTTCACAATAGTTTcttggaattttggcccacacTTCCCTGCAGAACTGGTTTACCCGAGTCAAGTTTGTAAGCGGCCTTCCTCACGCACCTGTTCAGCTCTGCCCTTAAATTTTCCATTGGATTGAGATCAGGGTGTTGTTATGGCCACTTTAAAACATCAACTTTTTTGTCCTTACGTCACTTTTGCAACTGATTTTAAACGCTTTGGGTCATTGTACATTTGGTAGAACAATATGCAACCAACCTTTAATTTCCTGGCGGATTTCTGGAGATGTTGTCTCAATCCCcacacataatgttctttcctcgtGATCTCATTTATTCATGAAGTGCACCAGTCACTCCTGCAGGAATACACCAATACATGATGCTTCCATCccctttaaatgtaaatatggtTGTTATGGCCAAACGctttaattttggtttcatgagaccacaggacatgACCGTAGAAATTAAGGTCTTTGCacttgcaaactgtaatctggctttttattttacttgtggagtaatggcttcttctaCCCTACTCTACCAGCTTTAGGCACATCTTCTTTTGCTATTGTTCTGGAGTTGAGTAAGCACCAGTGCTCTTTAAACCTGCAttttataattgtttgaacagatgaaagtGGCACCTTCAGGAATGAGGAGACTGTACCCAACGATGAACCAGACCTGTGGAGACCTACACTTCTCTTTATGATATTTTGgctgatttattttgcttttttcattATGTCACACAAGggagcagtgtgtttgaggtgtttcctTACAATgcatccacaggtgtgcctccatttacaccagatgtttgtaattaacctatcagaagcttaaaaagccatgacatcCTCATTGGGGCTTTCCAAAATTGTTGTGGGTGATGGTAATCTTGGTGTACATAGAAACCCTTGAATTTGAAGTAAGTAATgaagtaataaaaatatatatagatgtAAAATTTGCTCTTACAGCAGCAAATCTTGgggatatgtctctaccagctttccaCATCTACACACCCATTATGTTTCTCATTCTTATTTGAAAAAAACTCAAGCTCCGtcggattggatggagaacttTTGGGAGAACCAGTTTTCAGAGATTCTTATTccagtttggactttgactgggccattctaactcatTAATATGCTTCGATCCCTACAGGGAAAGCATCCCTACAGCGTGATAATACCACCATTGTGCGATTggttgcacaggattttattcaggggtatcagattaaagggagctaaataaaaatgtatgcagCATTTTCAGGaaccatttattattttgtcgtggcggcaatcccagaacccggtggtggacaccggcagtaagggatgctgttaagctgaagaaggagtcctatcggctgtggttggcttgtgggactcctgaggcggctgacgggtaccgtgaggccaagcgtgctgtggcctgggctgtggcagaggcaaaaactcgggccagggaagagttcggtgaggccatggagaaggactaccggttggcctcgaagcgattctggcaaaccgtccggcgcctcaggagggggaagcagtgctttgccaacactgtttatagtgggggcaggagcctgctgacctcgactgaggacattatcgggcggtggaaggagtacttcgaggatctcctcaatcctgccatcacgcattccgtggtggaaacagaggctggggactcggggttggactctttcatcacccaggctgaagtcaccgaggtggttaaaaagctccgcggtggcaaggcttcgggggtggatgagatccgccctgagtacctcaagtctctggatgttgtagggctgtcatggttgacacgcctcttcaacattgcgtggcggtcggggacagtgcctctggactggcagactggggtggtggtccccctttataagaagggggaccggagggtgtgttccaactacagggggatcacagtcatcagcctccctggtaaggcctacgccagggtattggagaggagagtccgaccgatagtcgaacctcggcttcaggaggaacagtgtggttttcgtcccagccgtggaacactggaccagctctataccctctacagggtgctcgacggttcatgggagtttgcccaaccggttcacatgtgttttgtggacctggagaaggcattggactgtgtccctcgtgatgccctgtggggggtgctccaggagtatggaatcgggggccctttattaggggccatccggtccctgtacgagcggagcaggagtttggtccgcattgccggcactaagtcggacctgttcccggtgcatgttggactccggcagggctgccctttgtcaccggtcctgttcataacttttatggacaggatttctagacgcagccaagggccggagggggtctggtttggggaccagtggatttcgtctcttctttttgcggatgatgtggtcctgctggccccctctagccaagacctacagcatgcgctgtggcggttcgcagccgagtgtgaagcggctgggataaggatcagctcctccaagtccgaggccatggtactcgaccggaaaagggtggcttgtcctcttcaggttggaggggagttcctgcctcaagtggaggagtttaagtatctcggggtcttgttcacgagtgagggaagaatggagcgggagatcgacagacggatcggtgcggctgccacagtaatgggggcgctgtgccgtccattgtggtgaagagagagctgagccgaaaagcaaagctctcaatttactggtcggtctacgttcctaccctcacctatggccatgaactttgggtcatgaccgaaagaacgagatcacggatacaagcggctgaaatgagcttcctccgtagggtggccgggcactcccttagagatagggtgaggagctcgccaatccgggaggagctcggagtagagccgctactcctccacatcgagaggagccagttgaggtggctcgggcatctataccggatgcctcctggacgccttcctcgggaggtgttccaggcacgtcccaccgggaggaggcccaggggacggcccaggacacgctggagggactatgtctctcggctggcctgggaacgccttgggctccccctggaggagctggaggaggtgtctggagagagggacgtctgggcatctctgctgagtctgctgcccccgcgacccggtcctggataagcggaagacgacgaacgaacgaacgaacgaacatttattatttttcgtTTGTCCAtatttgtaatgtgaaaaagttcaagaggtatgaatactttttcagggCACTGTATCTGAGTTCAGTTTAAACAGCTGACGAGTAAGCCGTCACATTGATGCCAaatgaaaatgatttgtttgtttgtgtgccaATTCTCCTGAGTAGAAAGAAGCGAATGACGTATAAAGCCAGGCAATAATAAAGACTCTTCATTTCTTTCATCTTATTTACTTGTCTTCAGTCCTGACTgaaacagattaatcaaaccCTTTTCAAAGGAGTAAAACTCTTACAGGTTGGCCCAGTTTATCTACTATCTGTCTGTGTAAAATGTAGATGTGTAGATGTGTTGTCAGTTTTGTTGCGTTATTGAATTTGATGGGGGTGAAATGGAAAACAGCTCTTTGCCTTTTTACTTCAACCTCACCATGTTTGTGAACATTGGACACTACCGCTTTGCAGCCTTTGCCTTCTGCATGCTGCTCTACAGCTTAATCGTCTGCGCGAATCTCCTAATGATCCTGGTGATTTCCCAGTACAGAGCATTGCATCAGCCCATGTACATGTTCATTGCTTTGTTATCAGCCAACGCTCTGTACGGCTCCGCTGGCTTCTTCCCCAGATTTCTCATGGACCTGCTGTCTGATGTCCACTTGATATCTAAGCTGGCCTGTTTCACCCAGATTTATGTGATTTATACGTACGGTTCAAATGAACTGACCATTCTGAGCATCATGGCGTATGATAGATATGTAGCGGTGTGCCATCCTTTACATTATTACAGAAAGATGACTTCTAAAACTGTTGTCCTGCTGTCAGTGCTGGCCTGGATCTTTCCAGCTTTGGCTCTAACAGCAGTAATATCAATGTCTGCCCAGCTTCCTTTGTGTGGCAATGAGATACAGAAGGTGTTCTGTGCCAACTGGAATGTGGTTAAATTATCATGTGTGAGCACAGCTCTCAACAATGTTTTAGGAATGCTTCTGACCATAACTACTGTTTTTCTCCCGCTTTTTTATGTGCTTTACACCTATTTACGGATCCTAACTGCGTGCTGGAAGAGATCTGCGGAGTTCAAGGGTAAAGTGTTGCAAAGCTGCCTGCCACACATTGTTTCCTTCGTGATTTATTCCATTGCTGGATTTTGCGATATCGCCTTGAGTCGATACAACCCAGAAGACATAAATCCatttgttgctgttattttgtCCTTGGAGTTCGTTGTCATTCCTCCGGTTTTGAATCCTCTTGTTTATGGCCTCAAGCTGCCAGATATCAGAAGGcacattttaggttttttgtCATGCCATAAAAGATGATCATGTAGGTTCAGTCAACCAAAATGGTTTTATTGCAAAGATTGTGGAAATGCATTAGGAAACAGAACCTAAAAAGGAGTCCAGTTGatgaagagaagaaaaatggattttatttatttcataaaaatagtACCTGTAGAACTGATTCAGGTTAACTGACAAAATTTCAACCTTAAATTAATACAAACTGACAGTCActggtatttgtttttttgttttagattttgatgAGCATACAGGACATGAAAAGTCTGCACACCGCTGGTTAACTGTCTGATTTTTGTGGTAAATCATTTAAACCTTTTTCCACGTTTAATGTGACATATATATGAAAGCAAATCTGTTAGAGGGATAAATGTAAGATCTAAAAATCGTTACTGTGCACAGCAAACTAACACTTTATTGAACCACTTTTTGATTCAGTGTTAGCATTCAGTTTTCACAGGTTTAACACATGTTGTTGGTTATAGAGAATCTAAGCAgtgaaataaaggtttaaagcattcatttgctcatttgcatcctttttttttttacagagataACAAAATATCAGAATGATCTTATTGTTTAAAGGTATCGGTCATCTGGACAGAACCTTTTCTTGGGTGGTGTCTGGCAATTATTATACACAAATGCTGCCGTAGGAAGACCTATGAGGATTGCACTTAAATTCTTGTGAAGCATGAAATGTCCTGGACAGAAATAACTTTTCTCCTGTTCTTACCACGTTGAGTTAAAGAAACAATCTTCTCTATATGTGTATTGGCCTTTAGGCTGCAAGACAGATTTGTCTTCAGTGTTAAAATTTCAGTCACTAAAAAATATTCCAAATCTTTAAGCCAATGCAAAGGTTTTGAGTTATTCACActtgaaaaataatgtttttagcaAATTATTTATAACAAAATTAAGGATCAGATTTTAAATAAGCAAGATTGAGCAAAAACTCATAAAAAGACACACATGCACTCCCTGGATGGGAAGGCAAAACTCTATTTATGTGTGCTGTCAGATTTTTACTGTCGCTCAGATTGTTCTaagcaagaaaacagaaatgctatTCGATCATTACTGTTGGTGTTCtgtggaaattatttaaaaaatcattgtgattaataaaatcaagtaataaaacaataatattaCAGCGTACAGTACAActgttacattttaaagttttaatgaaaATGCTCCAAACTCTGCAGAAATTACTACAACATACTTTCTTGCTTTCAGGCAACTtaatctgcaaaaataaaaaaggttgtatcatttgtttacaaaaaattaaaaccatttcTGAGTTTCATCTTGGATTTAATAGATTCCCAGAGCTGTTGTGACTAAAAGTTGACTAAGGAATAATTTCGGTAGAATCTGGGACTTTGTGATGAAAAGTAAGATGCCTGCTTTTGTTTAACGACTTTACTGCATTCGCCGTTTATTTCTCCAAACAGCAAAACTGAACCATGCAAAAATATAATGTTTCACACAACCCGGCCTGATCTGCGTCACAGGCAGAGGTAGGGATCAAATCACTGCTTTGCAAGTCACAAGTAAGTCTCATATCGTTCCACCCACATGCCAAGTCAAGtcccaaataaaaacatttaagaccCGAGTCGAGTCCAAGTCCTGAACTTTAAATGTTGAGTCGTATACGAGTAATTTAACCAAATGTATACTTAAATCATAGAGTAATAACTAACAACTTCTagcattctttttaaaaagttaatttgttttccaaaacaaCCAGCAAGAGCAGCTAAACTTTGAAATGTCTCAAAATCAGCGCTAATTTTGCTTTTTACTCtaaatattaacagaaaaaagcaGTAGAGCCAGTAAACTTAAATATAATGAGCCAACTGaaacataatacaaaaaaacataactggATTTCTTTACAACATAAAAATGATCTCCCTGCTAACCAGCTACAACAGTGTACACCTCTTTTTACGTTATTTGAGTAATATCAGATCATTTAAACAAATCGAATCATTTATACAACTGTACAAAAATGTAGATTGATTTTAAAAGACATGAATAAGATGCTGCTATCCAGCAGCTTGTCTCTGACAGCACAGAATCTGGATGTTTACACATAATACTCAGAGAAAATCAAGGAAATACTGGAAATGTTACCATGTGGCTTTGCTGTTACAAGGTTTGCAGATTGCAGTGATGTCTCTTTGATTCAAAAGccaatttttaacattttttagatCTGAGTGAGAACCCACCAAATTCAATGATTTAATTAGTAagcaaataagaaaacaaatactTAGTGGTTAAGCTAACAACTATCCAATAGAAGTGATATTAGCGTTGTCTCTTCATTATGTAAGTTTGAATGTGCAAAAaaagttcatgtttttgtctgtctAAAGTTTTTAGCCCACATTATTTTacacattcacatttatttgattttgatCACCCTGTAATCTGTGCTGGATGTGGTGTTAGATCTGTAAATTATGGGAACTAGTAGCAAACTGGTGTAgcattaataaagctgattcaagAAAGGTGTATGTGACAATTTTTAATATGCAGTGGAATCGCTGAAGAAAACTGTATTTCATTAAACAAGCAATTTgtagtttgaaataaaaataatttcttccaTCTCACCACCCACACCAATCCAATCATCCAAAACACTACATCACAGTAATTCTCAAAATAACAATGTTGTCAATCTTAAATTATAGCATTTCTAGAAGCTTCATATTTgtgataatttaataaaataaataataatgagaAAGAACACATTTCCTGTGTTCATCATGTCAAACCCACCTGTTTGATATAATGAAGAGATGGGGATATGAAAacatatgtattttttatttttatttgtttgtttttggagaaagtaaaacatttctATAATGATTTCAGTAAAGACATCCTGCGGGGCTCTCTCTCTTAGAGAGATCTTCAGCCAACAACATTCCCAGACATTTGTGGGAACGCTGGTACCCTGTACACAACCGCTGACATCACTGTATCCAGGCTTGCAGTTAATAATTGGCCCTAAGACACTTGCTtctgtttaaatttaaaatattattaaaagtgTGTTAACATTATTGTGCAAATAAATGCTGCAAAGTAGTGTAAACTGGTGATGCCACGCATaccttttttattctttttcaacGTTACGCAGATCTCTAGTACTGGAAGAGACTGCCTCAGTGCACAGATTTCAGCAAAAGGAGGAGGAAGTATTGTGGCAGTGGGGCACAGCTTGCTTGCCAGGCATTGCCCAATTGTTGCACACCTGGTACCATAAAATAGAATGTAATAATATGTAATTCTCTGCTTGGTGTAATACATCAAGCCCAAGTCAAGTCTCTTGGGACCTCTACATTCTATCAGGACAACTTACAGTTTAACGAAGAACCATTGGCACACTCAAATCAAACAGCTAATCATGATGAATTATGTCCATAAAGTCCTTTACGCATGTCGCACCTGGAATTGAGCATTTACAGGAACAGATTTCACAGCCTTAATGGCTCCTTCAAATCAACATGAACAGAGGTGACCTTGTGGGGCGCCACAGAAGGTTGACGGCACCGAATCAGGGAGGCAACCTTGCCTAACTGGAGTGTGAAGATCAACAGACAGTAATAAATTCAGGCAGGCTGGCTTCATGCAGTGGACAAAAATCCTCTTGGAACTAACTTCTAAGTCCACAATGAAGAGCTCGTTCTTACGTTACATGATGAAGACCTAGTTGGCTGACTGCAGGTCTTGGGGAACACTG contains the following coding sequences:
- the LOC124871991 gene encoding olfactory receptor 6N2-like; this encodes MENSSLPFYFNLTMFVNIGHYRFAAFAFCMLLYSLIVCANLLMILVISQYRALHQPMYMFIALLSANALYGSAGFFPRFLMDLLSDVHLISKLACFTQIYVIYTYGSNELTILSIMAYDRYVAVCHPLHYYRKMTSKTVVLLSVLAWIFPALALTAVISMSAQLPLCGNEIQKVFCANWNVVKLSCVSTALNNVLGMLLTITTVFLPLFYVLYTYLRILTACWKRSAEFKGKVLQSCLPHIVSFVIYSIAGFCDIALSRYNPEDINPFVAVILSLEFVVIPPVLNPLVYGLKLPDIRRHILGFLSCHKR